A single genomic interval of Rhinopithecus roxellana isolate Shanxi Qingling chromosome 11, ASM756505v1, whole genome shotgun sequence harbors:
- the PPP1R3C gene encoding protein phosphatase 1 regulatory subunit 3C, whose amino-acid sequence MSCTRMIQVLDPRPLTSSVMPVDVAMRLCLAHSPPVKSFLGPYDDFQRRHFVNKLKPLKPCLNIKQEAKSQNDWKCSHNQAKKRVVFADSKGLSLTAIHVFSDLPEEPAWDLQFDLLDLNDISSALKRHEEKNLILDFPQPSTDYLSFRSHFQKNFVCLENCSLQERTVTGTVKVKNVSFEKKVQIRITFDSWKSYTDVDCVYMKNVYGGSDSDTFSFAIDLPPVIPTEQKIEFCISYHANGQVFWDNNDGQNYRIVHVQWKPDGVQTQMAPQDCAFHQTSPKTELESTIFGSPRMASGLFPEWQSWGRMENLASYR is encoded by the exons ATGAGCTGCACCAG AATGATCCAGGTTTTAGATCCACGTCCTTTGACAAGTTCAGTCATGCCCGTGGATGTGGCCATGAGGCTTTGCTTGGCTCATTCACCACCTGTGAAGAGTTTCCTGGGCCCTTACGATGACtttcaaagaagacattttgTGAATAAATTAAAGCCTTTGAAACCATGTCTCAACATAAAACAGGAAGCCAAATCACAGAATGACTGGAAGTGCTCGCACAACCAAGCCAAGAAGCGTGTTGTGTTTGCTGACTCCAAGGGCCTCTCTCTCACCGCCATCCATGTCTTCTCTGACCTCCCAGAAGAACCAGCGTGGGATCTCCAGTTTGATCTCTTGGACCTTAATGATATCTCCTCTGCCTTAAAACGCCACGAGGAGAAAAACTTGATTTTAGATTTCCCTCAGCCTTCAACCGATTACTTAAGTTTCCGGAGTCACTTTCAGAAGAACTTTGTCTGTCTGGAGAACTGCTCGTTGCAAGAGCGAACAGTGACAGGGACTGTGAAAGTCAAAAATGTGAGTTTTGAGAAGAAAGTTCAGATCCGTATCACTTTCGATTCTTGGAAAAGCTACACTGATGTGGACTGTGTCTATATGAAAAATGTGTATGGTGGCTCAGATAGTGATACCTTCTCATTTGCCATTGACTTACCCCCTGTCATTCCAACTGAGCAGAAAATTGAGTTCTGCATTTCTTACCATGCTAATGGGCAAGTCTTTTGGGACAACAATGATGGTCAGAATTATAGAATTGTTCATGTTCAATGGAAGCCTGATGGGGTGCAGACACAGATGGCACCCCAGGACTGTGCATTCCACCAGACCTCTCCTAAGACAGAGTTAGAGTCAACAATCTTTGGCAGTCCGAGGATGGCTAGTGGGCTCTTCccagagtggcagagctgggggagAATGGAGAACTTGGCCTCTTATCGATGA